The nucleotide sequence GCTTTTCTTATCACCTTTAAATATTTTTTCCCTAAAAGAATTTAACGTTCGAGGAATTTAGAATTTGTCATAAGATATTCATGGGATTTGAATACAAATTCACTGACAGAGCAGAGAAAATTCTATTTTACTCCCTTCTTACGGATATGAAACTCTCACGTTACTGtgattataaacacaaacacagacgCTCACCCAAAAatgcccacttatatatatatatatatatatatatatatatatatatatatatatatatatatatatgtgtgtgtgtgtgtgtgtgtgtatatatatatatatatatatatatatatatatatatttatatatatatacacacatgtatatatatatatatatatatatatatatatatatatatatatatattatatatgtatatatatatattatatatatatatatatatatatatatatatatatatatatatatatatatatatatgtttccatctAATGATTTATCCAGTAATGGAAATTCGCCATTATACATTCTGATCACTTTGAccacacttggaaaaaaaaaatctttgaatgaataataattattctcTTTGTCGTTCAAATTCGATTTGCATATTTAGATTCAACCGATTCTCGGATATATTTCGTTCTTGGAATATGTGAAAATCGTTTTTGACCTTCTATCGCAACCTTTCTATTCTCCATGTTgccagaatttcttttttttaagtacatGACCTTTCCTGCAGACATTTCAGTTGCCTGAGTGCTTTTGTGTGTCATTTGTTCGTGCGCGTAATTTTGCCTTTAGTTTTTTCTATcataacgaattttttttttcaaaataaaatactctTAGTGGTCAATATGTACGCTAGAATTTGCCTTTGTtcattcaataaaatatatattaagacaGATATAATGTTGTTTATTCTAATTCTGGAGGTTCCTCATATCTATTGAGTTCAATAAGTAAAATGAGAACATTATACTTACTCCCTCTACCTCTGCTAGGTTAGTGACATTTAAAAGTtgttgtacatctctctctctctctctctctctctctctctctctctctctctctctctctctctctctctctccctctctctctctctctcttagttttgcccctttaatgataaaaacaaatataggTTTCTTCTTGAAAGTGGAGCTTAGTGGACTTTTAATATGATAATACGAgattattgaactttttttttttaattttgataaaacgAAATGTCTTAATGTACCGATTATGGTTAGATTACAATGCATTTATCCTTATGCATTGCATACATTGAGTATGTATTAGGACAAAATATATCTATttaagtgactatatatatatatatatatatatatatatatatatatatatatatatatatatatatgtgtgtgtgtgtgtgtgtgtgtgtatgtatgtatatatgcacacacacacacgcatatatatatatatatatatatatatatgtgtgtgtgtgtatatatatatgcatatatatgtatttatatatacatacatatatatatatatatatatatatacatacatacatatatatatatatatatatatatacatatatatatatatatatatatatatatatatatatatatatacagtgtatatatgcatactgtcTATATGAAAACATATTTATTTGTACACAacctatacttatacatatactgtataaacatacatctatttatatatatatatatatatatatatatatatatatatatatatatatgcatatgtatatatatatatatatatatatatatatatacacatacatataaatatatatatatatatatatatatatatatataaatatatacatatacatataaatatatatatatatatatatatatatatatatatatatacatatatatatatatatatatatatatatatatatatatatatatatatatatatatatataaatatatgtacatattattattattattattattattattattattattattattattattattattattattatcatcattattaatattattattattattattgttattatttttatcattacttactaagctacaaccctgattggaaaagcaggatgctatacgcccaggggcttaaagagggaaaatagctcagtgaggataagaaacaaagaaaaataaaatatttcaagaagaaaaacgAGATTGGAATAAAtatctatagaaaatataaaaaactttaacaaaataagaggaagagaaataagatagaatagtgtacctaaatgtaccctcaagcaagagaactctaagccaagacagtggaagaccatggtacagtggctatggtactatccaagattagaaaacaatagtTCGAGTCTTTTCTACCCATATAAAGAGAAAAGccaccattgaacaattacagtgctgtaagaagaattttttggtaatctgtgttgtcatgtgtatgaggacagaagaggacgtgttaagaataggccagactaattgatgcatgtgttaggcaaagggaaaatgaaccgtaactagatagaaggatccaatgtactactgtctggccattcaaaagactccataactccctagcagtagtatctcaatgggtggctggtgccctgaccaacctactgcctacaaataggtatatacaaatatatacatatgtatacacgcacacatttatatatatatatatatatatatatatatatatatatatatatatatatacatatatttatatatatatacatatataaatatatatatatatatatatatatatatatatatatatatatatatatatatatttacacacacgcatatatatgtgaatatatatatatatatatatatatatatatatatatatatatgtgtatatatatatatatatatatatatatatatatgtatatatatgcatatatatctatatctatatatatatatatatatatatatatatatatatatatatatatatatgcatatatatctatatatatatatatatataatatatatgtatatatatatatatatatatatatacgtatgtatatatatgtatatacatacatatatatatatatatatatatatataaatatatatatatatatatatatatatatatagatatttttataatatatatatatatatatatatatatatatatatatatacatatatatatatatatatatatatatatatatatatatatatatatatatatttatatgtatgtatatatatatatgcatatatatatatatatatatatatatatatatatatatatatatatatatatatatatatatatatatatatatatatttgactatatTTTCATAGCTATGTTTCACATTCATGTATTATTTTGCGTATATAAAATTCTTCAATTTCATGTTAATATAATCAATATCACCGAATAAGTCAACGGATGAATAACCAAGTCATATGAAATCCTCCATTAATCAAAAAATAAAACTGCCCATCAATTATCCCATTTCAAAAGCAACTGTCCAACCGTTTAATACAGCCTGTATCTGGGCTATTTATGCCAATAATAAGCTTTGATTGTATAAATTGAAGACAAATATATTCCATTAACCACTTTTGCCTAAACAAAGCCTACATAACAATGGAAGCTCATTCGTATAAACCAATGGATTCAACGTTTGGTGAAATATGATTTTTGTTTCCGTTTTAATTGATATTGTAAGTCTAATTTGGTTTAATATTACTGAAGAGAGGGAGGACTGGGAGCCTAATCATTTTATTTGGCTTATATTCGTAATGAGAAGGgataacatatatatctatttgtgaTTTATAAATGTTTctgtatatcatatttatacatttaaatttcaatgatgggaataaattCAGGGTTATCATTACACACAATAATCTGTATAAAGTAGATATATTGCTATTTTAAAAACGAGAGATTATTTATTATGAATCTGGGTCAGTAAGTGACTGCATCGTTTAATAGCTtttaatatctaaaaatatttttgttttattggaTCATTATAAAGCCCCTCTCTTTTTTGTTTTTCATGGATATATTGCActgcatattttattttattaatcagATGAATGCCTAACGAAATATCACACTAAAtttgatgaatatttatatacatattgatcTTTTCGTCAGTGTTAGAATACCTTTCCAGAACTCATCGTAAATATGTCTTAAGGCGGGTTATTCACGGTCAAACGgctcgtcgaacgcagttcgatagacaagtgtttgaagtgatgtttgaatgTTTGagtggggtatttggttgtcgaacacgttcgttgaACGGTTCGAAGACAATCAGTTCTCGCCTGGCTTTGTGGGCTGGGCTTCTTTGTACTCAAATCTTATGACTTTCATGAGTGACTCCATAAGCAGGTTCAACAaatgggttcgacgaaccgttcgaccgcgtAATCCCCGCTTTAGACACTGGTTTGGtatgtaattttgataattataaagtCACTTAAACTGTGTTTACAAAACTTATGATTTTAAATATGTTGATTGATTTTATATACAATAGAAATAGGAAACTGTACATACAACAAAATGCTAAAGCCAAGGAAATAGGAGACATTATGACACAAGATTGATGTCGTTATAGTAAATGGGAAGAGGCCAAACCAGTATTCGAATCAGCGTTAGTCTCTCTCTTCATAGTATGTTTATGGCAGGTGTATTTTAAGGTTactactgatcttagaatattcgtTATTTTCTTTTCACTACATCtaatatgtagtttatttattttcttattttttttcgctgttggagcctagTTGCTTTTTGTATCCCGCTTTTCCACGTCAtcttgtagcttcgctaataataataataataataataataataataataataataataataataataataataataataataataataataataataatacgttatctCTCGGGAAAGAGCAATAAGTAAGTCTACGGGGTTTCCACTCCACATTTGTCAGGCAGCACATCATCAAAGAACGTTATTTTAAAGACGCGATTGACGCGTTGATGGTAATATGTTAATAGCAACCATGCAGCTTCCTCTTCTAGTAATGAGATTGTTTGATCAAATAATGGAAAGGCACGTGCCTTCCCATGTTTCTGTCAACATAAGAGTTACGGAGAGAGACTACATTTTTATCTTACCTCGGTCATTCTGTTAattcatttataaatttatttttcatcatgGTGATATTCTCTACTTTATCAGTATTATAAAAAGCTCACTTATACCCTAGTTAGAAAAATCATGGATCTAGTTTCTTTACAATTTGCTAATTTTCTACTTTGTATTCTCAAACATTTGTATTAAatgcaataaaactatattattaatGAACCCAGCCAGTCACGGGGGTGGGGTGGGCAAGCCAGTCATGGGCGGTCTGGGTGAAAGATGCAAGcccagaggaaaatatctgaggagaggatgagagtagcaactctgaatgtggggacaatgactgaaAAAGGACGAGAGCTGGTTGacttcatggagagaaggaagattggagtgctgtgagtgcaggagaccaggtggaagggaaataaggcaagagaaccAGGCGAAGACTGTAAATTTCATTACAGTGGAAGGAGTATGGAAGGAAGAAAGGGTGtaagaataatattatcgaaagatttgaaggaaagcttgattggagtgaataggaaaaatgacagaattatgaatttaaagctgggactgggagcaacaatagtcaatgtggtgtgtgcctatacCCCataaactggatgtacagaggaggagaaggagacattctgggaggagatggaccaggagcttagaataataagggaaagggtaattataggaggagatctgaatggccacttgggaattagtagggaagggatgaagagagtgcatggaggttggggtgtgggtgagagaaaggATGGGGGAGAAAGACTGATTGATCTTGCAGTGGCTTTTACCCTACCAATGAtgaacaccttctttgagaaaaggATTAAAAGACTGATTACTTATAGCAGCGGTGGCatggagagccagatagatttgctgctgtgtaagagagaccatctgatggcggttagaaattgcaaggtgataaatggggagactGTAGCAGCaaaacacaggttagtggtaattgattgcatactaaggaattgtaggagaagtaaaaagacaagAATGGACCCCAAGATTAAgcggtggaaattgaaagaggcagaactgagagtcttgtttaagggaagagtgctggaagcagtaaggttacatgaggatgtacaagaatggtggatcAAGAAtattaaagtgattctaaggatcggtggggaagtacttggaaagtcatcaggaagaagaccgcTAAATGATGAAAAATcttggtggtggaatgatgaggggcaggaacgggtaaaaaccaagaaagaaaccaagaagaaggcagatctatcaagaaaagagcaggataaagaaaactataagcaggcaaagaaagaagcaagaagagcactAGCAAAGGCGAAGACAAAGACATTAAATGAAGTGTATAGATAGGTGGGAACAccaggagagaaaaagaaaaattacgaattgctaaggcccgagatgctgcatctaaacaCTTGacgcagataaggcaaataaaagatagcaatggtatagttctagcagaagagaatgaaatttaaAGAAGGTGGGAAACCTATATTGAAGGACAATTAAATAAAGAGAACCCAAGAACAGCATTTGAAATTTGACTCCCAAACTAGGCAGTTAACATAGGAGTGACTAAAGAGAaatagaacaagcagtaaagaagatgaaaaatagtaaagcttcaggaccggataatataccagtagaggtatggaagagtcttggagaggaaggtatCGATATCAGGTGGGATTCGATgtaaaagatcttcaatcaggaaaagatgctagaggaatggagaggaagcctaattatccccatctataaggggaagggagagatccaggaatgtggcaactacagaggcataaagttaataagccatactatgaagatatgggagaagatcattagGCAgacactcagagatgaaacaacaattgatgAGGaataatttggattcatgcctggaagaaggactgtagatgcaatatttgctttgaggtagatgatagaaaaacatcgggagaaacagaaaggattacatatagtCCTCATTGACATGAAGAAGCATACGATCTAGTTCCACGTCAGGagttgtggagatgtatgagaggaaagggagtccctgagaaatatgtaagaatcatccaagatatgtatgagagggcagaaccGAATATTAAGAGCAGTATAGGTCTAACAGAAATTTTCCCAGTAAATATGGGTATTAGAGATCAGCCTCCTTGGTGTATACTTTTTGTTGATGATGTTATACTAtgtagcactaggcaagaggtagtagaagaggaaatggaggagtggagaagataaatggaaaatagaggattgaagatcagcagggaAAAGAAAGAGTATTTGAGATTataaaatggggagaatggggaagttagtttataagaaagagattgaaaagagtttaaAATTTCAAGTATCTAGGATCAACAGTCGCAgaagatggtgatctgggggcagaaataaaccacagaatacaagcaggatagaataattggaaaaaaaaaagtgtgtcgAGTACTATGCTTCAGGAACATAggtgttaagttgaaaggtaaagtacacaggacagttgcaAGAccgtcaatgatatatggagcagaaacgtgggcaataaagaagacagaagagaagaagctggatgtggcagagatgagaatgttgagatggatttgtggggtgacaagaataattaagatacagaatgaggtaattaggggtaccacaagtgttagagaactatcagatatgaTCCaataaagtagactgaggtggtatggtcatgtcatgagaagagatgaacagtatattgggaggagagtaatggaaatggaggtacagggaacgagaaggagagggagaccagagcaaaggtggatggactgtatcaaggatgaccttcgatcaaagggattaaccagtgatgaagtgtggggcagaggtagatggacaACACtacccagaaacatcgaccccacataaaagtgggaaacgatgcagacaaagaagaagaaaactatATTATTAATGGTCAAACATTTTGAAATCATGACACAGAGTAAAACCCTAAATTATGTTCGTTATAATGATGTGCTGTGACAGTTTGGGTTGAATATTTTGGTTAGCTTCTTCCAAGAAACTTATAAGAATTTGATAAAATTTGctgtaattttattaaaattcctGGAGAGTAAGTGTAAGAAAACGTAAGATTTTTATTCTTGGGTGAGACCAGTTTTAAGTAAGACATTGCCTCTTTAATAGAACACATGAAGCGTAACCATTGTTATTAAAACACTTTTTGTAAGTATGAAGTTAATAAAACGAACAATCGTTCTTAATATGTGGTATTTGCAAGAAGACATAATATAcagaatttgttttattttgtatatctATTTGGTTACGAAGTTATAACATAAATCCTAAAGTGAAAGCCTAAATTATTCAAGAGACATTGGCTGAAAGCTCGGTGTTTTAAACATCATTAGAAGCCTTTAGCGTTTTATAGTAAAGCCTCCTTGACTTTAAACACAACCACTCAGCGAATGTTGTAATGATATTATGGGCGTTATATATCGTTTGTTCCTTTTAAACGGTAGTTTAAAGTAGATGTTATAATATTGATaagtatatcataaaaataaaacccATATATTTTTCCAAGAGTGCCAGCTTCGAAAATAAATTCCTCTAGTGTTTGGTTAAAGATATCATCATCTTAATTACTGTCACTAGGACTTAGGGACAAACCGAGCATCGATGAAAGTCCCTGTTTATGGAGTATATCATCATGAGACGTCTTATGTCACTGTTTTGTTATATGGCGCAGCATCTGGTCCAAACTGCATCAGAAAATTTACTGCAGTTTCAAAGTGTAGCTGGGCAATCAACGAACTACTCGGGTCAAGACAAATATTCAGAAGCACAAAAAATCAGACCTCTCAAGAACACCATAAGACCTATAGCCACATacggctgtgaaacctggaggctaaCGAAGGAACTGGAAACGATGTTGGTGGTTTCTGAAAGCAGCATATTAGGGCAAATATGTGGACCAGTCTGAGATGCAAAAGGTTGCGAATGGAGGCGAAGGCAAAACATGGAACTGAGAGAGGTATTTTGCTGCTATTCTAATGTTATTTATTTGATTATCACGTCAGGAAAAGTTCTCCCCTAGCAGATCTACATCATATGTATTTGGCATCGTGGCATATATTACCCCTTGGTCATCTCGACTCCACCCTCCTCTCATAGTGTCTGCCTCCTCACTCATTCCAACGTAATATTGAAAAGAAGGCAGGATAATGGACATCCTTACATCAGTCCAGTCTTTATGTTGAAATGGTCAACAAGGTCACCTCTCACCCTCACTTGGCATCTTGTGTTGTTGTATCATATCTGAATTAGTCGAAGTAGCTTTTATGGGGTGCAAAATGTATAACACTCTAACCATATTCACTTGATGAGCTTTCACCCTTCCGCTTCTCTATACAATAAATCCCATTCAAAAGTTACTGAACTTAACTTTGATTAAGAAATAAACAACTTCTTCGCGAGTCCCAACACTTAACGATAATACTACGAACAGAGTGAGACAATTTTTCAAGAGTCCCTGCATCGAGAATAAATTCACCTAGTGTTTGGTCAAAGATGTTCTCATCTTAATTACTGTCATTAGGACTTTTGGGACAAATCGAGCATCGATGAAAATCCCTGTTTATGGAATATG is from Palaemon carinicauda isolate YSFRI2023 chromosome 13, ASM3689809v2, whole genome shotgun sequence and encodes:
- the LOC137651771 gene encoding uncharacterized protein; its protein translation is MKRVHGGWGVGERKDGGERLIDLAVAFTLPMMNTFFEKRIKRLITYSSGGMESQIDLLLCKRDHLMAVRNCKVINGETVAAKHRLVVIDCILRNCRRSKKTRMDPKIKRWKLKEAELRVLFKGRVLEAVRLHEDVQEWWIKNIKVILRIGGEVLGKSSGRRPLNDEKSWWWNDEGQERHLVQTASENLLQFQSVAGQSTNYSGQDKYSEAQKIRPLKNTIRPIATYGCETWRLTKELETISQDHHKSYSHIQLTCETWTLTKDLETMLLVFESSV